A DNA window from Nerophis ophidion isolate RoL-2023_Sa linkage group LG13, RoL_Noph_v1.0, whole genome shotgun sequence contains the following coding sequences:
- the eef1akmt1 gene encoding EEF1A lysine methyltransferase 1 — MSDSDEEPPTLSEQTLLALQDFYSQREEKMIVNNSSMIVNNSSMIVNNSSMIVNNSSSQDADTSRHFAVGALEEDWRLSQFWYTEDTATRLAEELLHEAGEGGRVACVSAPSVYQKLQQMCDPRRVSAVLLEYDRRFSIYGQDFIFYDYNEPLALASSVAPHSFDVVLADPPYLSETCLSRVSQTIKYLSKGKVLLCTGSIMENLAKQLLDVKVCNFLPRHNNNLSNEFRCFVNYPSCLLSC; from the exons ATGAGTGACAGCGACGAAGAACCTCCGACGTTGTCTGAGCAGACTTTGCTGGCTCTGCAGGACTTTTACTCGCAGCGAGAAGAAAAGATGATCGTCAACAACAGCAGCATGATCGTCAACAACAGCAGCATGATCGTCAACAACAGCAGCATGATCGTCAACAACAGCAGCAGCCAGGACGCCGACACCTCGCGTCACTTCGCTGTGGGAGCGCTGGAGGAGGACTGG CGTCTCAGTCAGTTCTGGTACACGGAGGACACGGCAACACGTCTGGCTGAGGAACTTCTTCATGAAGCTGGAGAGGGAGGCAG GGTGGCGTGCGTCAGCGCCCCCAGTGTGTACCAGAAGCTCCAGCAGATGTGTGATCCAAGGCGAGTGTCGGCGGTGCTGCTGGAGTACGACCGCCGCTTCTCCATCTACGGCCAGGACTTCATCTTCTACGACTACAACGAGCCGCTGGCGTTGGCGAGCAGCGTGGCGCCACACAGCTTTGATGTGGTGCTGGCGGACCCTCCCTACCTGTCAGAGACTTGTCTGAGCAGAGTCAGCCAGACCATCAAGTACCTCAGCAAAGGAAAAGTGCTGCTGTGCACAG GATCCATCATGGAGAACCTGGCCAAACAGCTGCTGGATGTCAAAGTCTGCAACTTCCTGCCGCGACACAACAACAACTTGTCCAACGAGTTCCGCTGCTTCGTCAACTACCCATCATGCCTGCTGTCCTGCTGA
- the LOC133564133 gene encoding intraflagellar transport protein 88 homolog has translation MSNRHLPAEEDDLYSGYNDFNPLFDCKELENDVGFQEAIRSNLGRKPLMQPITGHLPDITTGGRPLSSSSGSRTPMLPISRPVTGAVQSSVARPMSAISAAGYSSSPTRSLAFDPLGQSRGPAPPLEEKKDDASEEKIKMLEKKVNDLTTESCMAQSVGNSQLALEKAKEAERKERALVRQREQSDSAEQTNIDLTYAVLLNLANQYENNEMYPEALSSYQLIVKNKMFANAGELKGCSPGRLKVNLANIFVKQKNYPKAIKFYRMALDHISDDYKEMRIKIMQNIGTVFVLLGQYSDAITSFEHIMSESPNIRTGYNLILCYYASRDGDGMKIAFQKLLSVPLGIDDEDKYISANDDIKSNMLIEAIKDDKLHQMERELKARAEKYVMTAAKLIAPAIESSFAAGFDWCVDLVKSSQYVELANDLQLKKAMTFFRQMHFDQAMKILKEVAKQDSRVKSAASNNLCSLYILEKDYEQAERYADLAMNADRYNPGAFVCKGNTEFVKQDYVKAAEFFKEALRNDSSCTEALRNLGLTYKKLNRLEDALDCFLKLHAILRDSAEVMYQLADTYELLEDPQQAVEWLMQVISVVPNDPKALAKLGDLHDLDGDKSQALHYYCESFRLFPCNMEVIEWLAAYYVQTQLYEKAIQYFERAILVQPSEVRWQLLVASCYRRSGNNQKALETYKEIHRRFPEDAQCLRFLVRISQDLGLKEVQDYTSKLSKVEKMKELREQRAKAAREGSRSRRADSADSTDSTNSKAERPGTQVMSLPASGEPYESSSPKELDASYVDPLGPPADTPRTGARKRADDDVFAGEDVGDQLLPE, from the exons ATGAGCAACCGCCATCTCCCCGCCGAGGAGGATGATCTCTATTCTGGCTACAATGACTTCAATCCACTTTTTGACTGCAAG GAGCTGGAGAACGACGTGGGTTTCCAAGAAGCCATCAGGAGCAATCTTGGAAGAAAACCCCTCATGCAGCCG ATTACCGGACATCTTCCTGACATCACCACAGGGGGGCGACCTTTAAGTTCTTCGTCCGGA TCTAGGACCCCCATGCTGCCTATTAGCAGACCAGTGACAGGAGCCGTGCAG AGCAGTGTCGCTCGCCCCATGTCAGCCATCAGTGCAGCAGGTTACTCCTCCTCCCCGACCCGCT CCTTAGCTTTTGACCCTCTGGGCCAGTCCAGAGGCCCCGCACCCCCACTTGAAGAAAAGAAAGACGACGC GTCTGAGGAGAAGATCAAGATGCTGGAGAAGAAAGTGAACGACTTGACAACCGAGAGCTGCATGGCACAAAGTGTAGGAAACTCCCAACTG GCTCTGGAAAAAGCCAAAGAGGCTGAGAGGAAGGAAAGAGCGCTGGTGCGACAGAGGGAGCAGTCCGACAGTGCAGAACAAACCAACATAGATCTGACCTATGCT GTTCTTCTCAACCTGGCTAACCAGTATGAAAACAATGAGATGTATCCCGAAGCCCTCAGCAGCTACCAGCTCATTGTGAAGAACAAGATGTTTGCTAACGCAGGCGAGCTAAAGGGCTGCTCTCCAGGTCGTCTAAAGGTGAACCTGGCCAACATCTTTGTCAAGCAGAAGAACTACCCCAAAGCCATCAAATTCTACCGCATGGCGCTGGACCACATCTCGGACGACTACAAGGAGATGAGGATCAAGATCATGCAGAACATCGGCACGGTTTTCGTCCTGTTGGGCCAGTACTCGGACGCCATCACGTCTTTTGAGCACATCATGAGTGAGAGTCCCAACATCAGGACGGGTTACAACCTCATCCTGTGCTACTACGCCAGCAGAGACGGGGATGGCATGAAAATCGCCTTCCAGAAGCTGCTCTCTGTCCCGCTGGGCATCGACGACGAAGACAAGTACATCTCAGCTAAT GACGACATCAAATCCAACATGTTGATTGAGGCCATTAAGGATGACAAACTCCACCAAATGGAGAGAGAGTT GAAAGCTCGGGCTGAGAAGTACGTGATGACGGCCGCCAAGCTCATCGCTCCGGCCATCGAGTCTTCTTTCGCTGCTGGATTTGACTG GTGTGTTGACCTGGTGAAGAGCTCTCAGTACGTGGAGCTGGCCAACGACCTGCAGTTGAAAAAGGCCATGACTTTCTTCAGACAGATGCACTTTGACCAG GCCATGAAAATCCTAAAGGAAGTAGCCAAGCAGGACAGCAGAGTAAAGAGCGCCGCCTCGAACAACCTCTGCAGCCTCTATATCCTG GAGAAGGACTATGAGCAGGCTGAGAGATACGCAGATCTGGCTATGAACGCTGACCGCTATAACCCAGGAGCTTTTGTGTGCAAGGGCAACACAGAGTTTGTCAAGCAGGACTACGTGAAAGCAGCAGAGTTCTTCAAAGAAGCTCTGAGGAACGACTCCTCCTGCACCGAGGCCCTCAGAAACCTGG GTCTCACGTACAAGAAGTTGAATCGTCTGGAGGACGCTCTGGACTGCTTCTTAAAGCTCCACGCCATTCTCAGGGATAGTGCCGAGGTCATGTATCAGCTGGCCGACAC CTATGAGCTTCTGGAGGATCCCCAGCAGGCCGTGGAGTGGCTGATGCAGGTCATCAGCGTGGTGCCCAACGACCCCAAGGCTTTGGCCAAACTGGGAGATCTGCACGACCTGGATGGGGACAAGTCCCAGGCGTTGCACTACTACTGTGAG TCCTTCCGCCTCTTTCCTTGCAACATGGAAGTGATCGAGTGGTTGGCGGCCTACTACGTCCAGACGCAGCTCTACGAGAAGGCCATCCAGTACTTTGAGAGAGCCATACTCGTGCA ACCAAGCGAGGTCCGCTGGCAGCTGCTGGTTGCGAGCTGCTACCGGAGAAGTG GAAACAACCAGAAAGCTCTAGAAACCTACAAAGAAATCCACCGCAGGTTCCCGGAAGACGCTCAAT GTCTGCGCTTCCTGGTGAGGATCAGTCAGGACCTGGGCCTGAAAGAAGTCCAGGACTACACCAGCAAGCTCAGCAAGGTGGAGAAGATGAAGGAGCTGAGAGAGCAG AGGGCGAAGGCAGCACGTGAAGGCAGCAGGAGCAGGAGGGCAGACAGCGCTGACAGCACCG ACAGCACGAACAGTAAAGCAGAGCGTCCGGGCACCCAGGTGATGTCACTTCCTGCCTCCGGCGAGCCGTACGAGAGCAGCAGCCCCAAAGAGCTCG ATGCTTCCTACGTGGACCCCCTGGGACCCCCTGCTGACACGCCCAGGACGGGGGCCAGGAAGCGGGCGGACGACGACGTCTTTGCGGGGGAAGATGTGGGAGACCAGCTGCTGCCCGAGTAA